A single region of the Cricetulus griseus strain 17A/GY unplaced genomic scaffold, alternate assembly CriGri-PICRH-1.0 unplaced_scaffold_1, whole genome shotgun sequence genome encodes:
- the LOC113838358 gene encoding LOW QUALITY PROTEIN: forkhead box protein P4-like (The sequence of the model RefSeq protein was modified relative to this genomic sequence to represent the inferred CDS: inserted 2 bases in 1 codon; substituted 2 bases at 2 genomic stop codons), which produces MMEESGSETIRSAPTGQKVGVGSLSGQGDGGSGSWTTGMAAVAGRDGSGRDTTRGADSDGEMSSMELLQFQQQQALQVPRQFLLQQASNLNSPGNMDSKQLASAVQVPMSEAMMSQHISGLKQPPLPQQMQQNLSPPQLQALLQQQQALMPQQLQEYYKQQQQQLHLQILTQQQAGKQQPREALGNTQLAFQQQLLQMQQLQQQQLLNLQRQGLVDLQPSQASWPLQALLQAAACPTDLPQLWKGQGAPGQPAEDSFRQDGLDLASTAATATWFASAPKVSPPLCHHPLPNRQPPVLTPRRDSSSHEETPSSHPLYGHGECNWPGGETLCEDLGQFIKHLNTEHALDDQSTAQCQEQMQVVQQLEIQLTKESERFQAMKAHVHMGPSEPKPFCQPVTVSSDPFPDGLVHPPAPAAAPVTPLQPPGLGFTSLHNGGPARRRSSHEFGSPIYSELPKYHDYFKNVAVRPPFTYASLIRQAILESPDRKLTLKEICNWITRMFAFFRGKTDNWKKVVSQNLSMHECFVKVETLKGAVWTVDEQKXQKRRSSRMTGSXMISGLSFGALNTSYQAALAESNFPFLNSPDMLNPGSACSLLPLSQDDMGAPGEPLPCKGSSSPPRLSPPQXSHQVQMKEEPAEAEEDRQPWPPLAAPNPSTVGPREDRDLEEDLPGEDMS; this is translated from the exons ATGATGGAGGAATCTGGATCGGAGACAATCAGGTCGGCACCGACTGGTCAGAAAGTTGGCGTGGGCAGCCTCTCTGGGCAAGGTGATGGCGGCAGTGGGTCCTGGACCACAGGCATGGCTGCAGTTGCAGGTAGGGACGGCTCTGGCAGGGACACCACCAGGGGAGCTGACAGCGATGGCGAGATGAGTTCCATGGAGCTTCTGCAGTTCCAACAGCAACAGGCTCTCCAGGTGCCCAGGCAGTTCCTGTTGCAGCAAGCCTCCAATCTGAACTCCCCAGGGAACATGGACAGCAAACAGTTGGCCTCTGCAGTGCAGGTGCCTATGTCTGAGGCCATGATGTCACAGCACATCTCGGGCCTCA AGCAACCTCCCCTTCCTCAGCAGATGCAGCAGAACCTGTCACCCCCTCAGCTGCAGGCCTTGCTGCAGCAGCAACAAGCTCTCATGCCCCAGCAGCTGCAGGAATATTacaagcagcagcaacaacagctcCACCTGCAGATCCTCACCCAGCAGCAGGCTGGGAAACAGCAGCCCAGAGAGGCTCTGGGGAACACACAGCTGGCCTTCCAGCAGCAGCTCCTGCAGATGCAACAGTTGCAGCAACAGCAATTGCTCAACCTGCAGAGGCAGGGGCTGGTCGACCTGCAGCCCAGCCAAGCCTCCTGGCCCCTCCAGGCCCTCCTGCAAGCAGCCGCGTGCCCAACAGACCTGCCTCAGCTGTGGAAAGGCCAGGGTGCCCCAGGGCAGCCTGCTGAGGACAGCTTCAGGCAGGATGGGCTGGACCTGGCCAGCACAGCTGCCACTGCTACTTGGTTCGCCAGCGCCCCCAAGGTCTCCCCACCCCTCTGCCACCACCCCTTACCCAATAGACAGCCCCCTGTGCTCACACCTCGGAGAGACAGCTCCTCCCATGAGGAAACCCCCAGTTCCCACCCCCTTTATGGACATGGGGAATGCAACTGGCCAGGCGGTGAGACCCTGTGTGAAGACTTGGGCCAGTTTATCAAACACCTCAACACAGAACATGCTTTGGATGATCAGAGCACGGCCCAATGCCAAGAACAGATGCAGGTGGTCCAGCAGCTGGAGATCCAGCTCACCAAGGAGAGTGAGCGGTTCCAGGCCATGaaggcacatgtgcacatggggCCTTCAGAGCCCAAGCCCTTCTGCCAGCCAGTGACCGTCTCTTCAGACCCATTCCCAGATGGCCTCGTGCATCCCCCAGCTCCAGCTGCTGCCCCTGTCACACCCTTGCAACCCCCTGGTCTGGGCTTTACCTCTTTGCATAATGGGGGCCCTGCCCGCAGGAGAAGCAGCCACGAATTCGGCTCCCCCATCTATTCAGAGCTTCCCAAGTATCATGATTACTTCAAGAATGTTGCTGTCAGGCCCCCCTTCACCTATGCCTCCCTTATCCGCCAGGCCATTCTAGAATCTCCAGATAGGAAACTGACTCTGAAAGAGATCTGTAACTGGATCACCAGGATGTTTGCCTTCTTCCGAGGAAAAACTGACAACTGGAAGAAAGTTGTGAGCCAAAACCTCAGCATGCATGAGTGCTTCGTGAAAGTGGAGACTCTCAAGGGGGCTGTGTGGACCGTGGACGAGCAGAAATAGCAGAAACGGAGATCATCAAGGATGACAGGGAG GATGATCTCGGGCCTCAGTTTTGGTGCCCTTAACACCAGCTATCAGGCTGCCCTGGCAGAGAGCAACTTCCCCTTCCTCAACAGTCCTGACATGCTGAACCCTGGCTCAGCCTGCAGCCTTCTGCCCCTCAGCCAGGATGACATGGGTGCCCCTGGGGAGCCACTGCCCTGCAAAGGGAGCAGCAGCCCCCCTCGCCTCTCCCCTCCTCAGTAAAGCCACCAGGTGCAAATGAAAGAGGAGCCtgctgaggcagaggaagacaggcagCCTTGGCCTCCCCTGGCTGCCcccaaccccagcactgtgggacCTCGGGAAGACAGGGACCTGGAGGAGGACCTGCCAGGAGAAGACATGTCCTAA
- the LOC100762870 gene encoding LOW QUALITY PROTEIN: inhibitor of growth protein 1 isoform X2 (The sequence of the model RefSeq protein was modified relative to this genomic sequence to represent the inferred CDS: inserted 2 bases in 1 codon; substituted 1 base at 1 genomic stop codon) — protein MREIDAQYQEILKELDDFSEKFKHEMHSTRKWRVLHRIQRALIRSQELGDEKIQIVSQMVELVENRTMQVDSHVELFEAHQDISDSTSSSRKPGKDKSRSDVITQADKQNNKRSMRQRNDENRENASNNHDHDDITSGTPKEKKAKTSKRKKRSKAKADREASLTDLPMDPKEPTYCVCNQVSYGEMIGCDNHECPIEWFHFSCVGLNHTPRGKWYCPKCRGEXEXTLDKALEKSKKERAYSR, from the exons ATGCGGGAGATTGACGCCCAATACCAAGAGATCCTGAAAGAATTGGATGACTTCTCTGAGAAGTTCAAGCATGAGATGCACAGCACCCGGAAGTGGCGAGTGCTGCACCGCATCCAGAGGGCCCTGATCCGCAGCCAGGAGCTGGGCGATGAGAAGATCCAGATTGTAAGTCAGATGGTGGAGCTAGTGGAGAACCGAACCATGCAGGTGGACAGTCACGTGGAGCTCTTCGAAGCACACCAGGACATCAGTGACAGCACCAGCAGCAGCCGCAAGCCCGGCAAGGACAAGTCCAGGAGTGATGTAATCACTCAGGCAGACAAGCAGAATAACAAGAGGTCCATGAGGCAGCGAAACGATGAGAATAGAGAGAATGCATCTAATAATCACGACCATGACGACATCACCTCAGGAACGCCCaaggagaagaaagcaaaaaCCTCAAAGAGGAAGAAACGCTCCAAGGCCAAAGCAGATAGGGAAGCCTCTCTCACAGACCTCCCCATGGACCCCAAGGAGCCCACCTACTGTGTGTGCAATCAGGTCTCCTATGGAGAGATGATTGGCTGTGACAACCATGAGTGCCCCATCGAGTGGTTCCACTTTTCGTGTGTGGGACTCAACCATACACCAAGGGGCAAGTGGTACTGCCCCAAATGTCGGGGAGA CGAGTAAACATTGGACAAAGCCCTGGAAAAGTCCAAGAAAGAAAGGGCTTACAGCAGGTAG